One window from the genome of Hippopotamus amphibius kiboko isolate mHipAmp2 chromosome 13, mHipAmp2.hap2, whole genome shotgun sequence encodes:
- the HEMK1 gene encoding MTRF1L release factor glutamine methyltransferase isoform X2, whose protein sequence is MLRSLLSGLGWRGGIWGCTFSSWRPYLPSAGLLSATELVSHWTAVFEKRGIPEARESSEYIVAHVLGAKTFQSLRPELWTQPLTPSQLQYIQELSSYRLQRMPVQYILGEWDFQGLSLKMVPPVFIPRPETEELVEWVLEEVTQGSRVVGAQGSPLILEVGCGSGAISLSLLSRLPQSRVIAVDKGEAAICLAHENAQRLCLQDRIRIVPFDMTLEASSWKWTQDTQSLSAAGFRATLTCPWILWLCAGTFVGGPGSYISGGLGHSMVALWMPGQGPNLPECLADISTWNATWREVDGAFQNSRCLWHFPWLCDPPCSTFLGDLQVGARWGCLS, encoded by the exons ATGCTGAGGTCCCTCCTATCtggcctggggtggaggggaggcatttggggctgcACCTTCAGCTCATGGCGACCCTATCTCCCTTCTGCTGGGTTGTTGAGTGCCACAGAACTGGTCAGCCACTGGACAGCTGTCTTTGAGAAAAGGGGCATCCCTGAGGCCCGGGAATCCAGTGAGTACATCGTGGCTCACGTCCTTGGAGCCAAAACA TTTCAGAGCCTGAGGCCAGAACTTTGGACACAACCCCTGACCCCTTCGCAGTTACAGTATATCCAGGAGCTGAGTAGCTACCGATTGCAAAG GATGCCTGTGCAGTACATCCTTGGTGAGTGGGACTTTCAGGGCCTCAGTCTGAAGATGGTACCCCCAGTGTTCATCCCTCGGCCAGAAACAGAG GAGCTGGTTGAATGGGTGCTGGAGGAGGTGACCCAAGGGTCCCGTGTGGTGGGAGCCCAAGGCAGCCCCCTCATCCTGGAGGTAGGCTGTGGATCAGGAGCCATCTCCCTCAGCCTGCTGAGCAGGCTCCCCCAG AGCCGAGTCATTGCTGTGGACAAGGGAGAAGCTGCTATCTGCCTGGCCCATGAGAATGCTCAGAG GCTTTGTTTGCAGGACAGGATTCGGATTGTCCCCTTCGATATGACCTTAG AAGCATCTTCTTGGAAGTGGACCCAAGACACCCAGAGCTTGTCGGCAGCTGGCTTCAGAGCCACCCTGACCTGTCCCTGGATCTTGTGGCTGTGCGCAGGGACTTTTGTGGGAG GCCCCGGTTCCTACATATCAGGAGGTCTGGGCCACAGCATGGTTGCCCTGTGGATGCCTGGCCAGGGCCCCAACCTGCCAGAGTGCCTAGCTGACATTTCTACCTGGAATGCTACTTGGAGGGAGGTGGATGGTGCCTTCCAGAACTCCAGGTGCTTGTGGCATTTCCCATGGCTCTGTGATCCTCCGTGCTCTACATTTCTAGGAGACTTGCAAGTAGGAGCAAGGTGGGGGTGTCTTTCCTAG
- the HEMK1 gene encoding MTRF1L release factor glutamine methyltransferase isoform X1 → MLRSLLSGLGWRGGIWGCTFSSWRPYLPSAGLLSATELVSHWTAVFEKRGIPEARESSEYIVAHVLGAKTFQSLRPELWTQPLTPSQLQYIQELSSYRLQRMPVQYILGEWDFQGLSLKMVPPVFIPRPETEELVEWVLEEVTQGSRVVGAQGSPLILEVGCGSGAISLSLLSRLPQSRVIAVDKGEAAICLAHENAQRLCLQDRIRIVPFDMTLEGNWAHLLSWGPVDLVVSNPPYVFHQDMEKLAPEILSYEDPLALDGGEEGMDIITHILALAPRLLKDSGSIFLEVDPRHPELVGSWLQSHPDLSLDLVAVRRDFCGRPRFLHIRRSGPQHGCPVDAWPGPQPARVPS, encoded by the exons ATGCTGAGGTCCCTCCTATCtggcctggggtggaggggaggcatttggggctgcACCTTCAGCTCATGGCGACCCTATCTCCCTTCTGCTGGGTTGTTGAGTGCCACAGAACTGGTCAGCCACTGGACAGCTGTCTTTGAGAAAAGGGGCATCCCTGAGGCCCGGGAATCCAGTGAGTACATCGTGGCTCACGTCCTTGGAGCCAAAACA TTTCAGAGCCTGAGGCCAGAACTTTGGACACAACCCCTGACCCCTTCGCAGTTACAGTATATCCAGGAGCTGAGTAGCTACCGATTGCAAAG GATGCCTGTGCAGTACATCCTTGGTGAGTGGGACTTTCAGGGCCTCAGTCTGAAGATGGTACCCCCAGTGTTCATCCCTCGGCCAGAAACAGAG GAGCTGGTTGAATGGGTGCTGGAGGAGGTGACCCAAGGGTCCCGTGTGGTGGGAGCCCAAGGCAGCCCCCTCATCCTGGAGGTAGGCTGTGGATCAGGAGCCATCTCCCTCAGCCTGCTGAGCAGGCTCCCCCAG AGCCGAGTCATTGCTGTGGACAAGGGAGAAGCTGCTATCTGCCTGGCCCATGAGAATGCTCAGAG GCTTTGTTTGCAGGACAGGATTCGGATTGTCCCCTTCGATATGACCTTAG AGGGGAACTGGGCACACCTTCTATCCTGGGGCCCTGTGGACCTGGTCGTCAGCAACCCTCCCTACGTCTTCCATCAGGATATGGAGAAGCTGGCCCCTGAAATCCTCAG CTATGAAGATCCACTAGCCCTggatggtggggaggagggcatgGACATCATTACCCACATCTTGGCCCTGGCACCTCGGCTCCTGAAGGACTCTGG AAGCATCTTCTTGGAAGTGGACCCAAGACACCCAGAGCTTGTCGGCAGCTGGCTTCAGAGCCACCCTGACCTGTCCCTGGATCTTGTGGCTGTGCGCAGGGACTTTTGTGGGAG GCCCCGGTTCCTACATATCAGGAGGTCTGGGCCACAGCATGGTTGCCCTGTGGATGCCTGGCCAGGGCCCCAACCTGCCAGAGTGCCTAGCTGA
- the HEMK1 gene encoding MTRF1L release factor glutamine methyltransferase isoform X4, with product MLRSLLSGLGWRGGIWGCTFSSWRPYLPSAGLLSATELVSHWTAVFEKRGIPEARESSEYIVAHVLGAKTFQSLRPELWTQPLTPSQLQYIQELSSYRLQRMPVQYILGEWDFQGLSLKMVPPVFIPRPETEELVEWVLEEVTQGSRVVGAQGSPLILEVGCGSGAISLSLLSRLPQALFAGQDSDCPLRYDLSYEDPLALDGGEEGMDIITHILALAPRLLKDSGSIFLEVDPRHPELVGSWLQSHPDLSLDLVAVRRDFCGRPRFLHIRRSGPQHGCPVDAWPGPQPARVPS from the exons ATGCTGAGGTCCCTCCTATCtggcctggggtggaggggaggcatttggggctgcACCTTCAGCTCATGGCGACCCTATCTCCCTTCTGCTGGGTTGTTGAGTGCCACAGAACTGGTCAGCCACTGGACAGCTGTCTTTGAGAAAAGGGGCATCCCTGAGGCCCGGGAATCCAGTGAGTACATCGTGGCTCACGTCCTTGGAGCCAAAACA TTTCAGAGCCTGAGGCCAGAACTTTGGACACAACCCCTGACCCCTTCGCAGTTACAGTATATCCAGGAGCTGAGTAGCTACCGATTGCAAAG GATGCCTGTGCAGTACATCCTTGGTGAGTGGGACTTTCAGGGCCTCAGTCTGAAGATGGTACCCCCAGTGTTCATCCCTCGGCCAGAAACAGAG GAGCTGGTTGAATGGGTGCTGGAGGAGGTGACCCAAGGGTCCCGTGTGGTGGGAGCCCAAGGCAGCCCCCTCATCCTGGAGGTAGGCTGTGGATCAGGAGCCATCTCCCTCAGCCTGCTGAGCAGGCTCCCCCAG GCTTTGTTTGCAGGACAGGATTCGGATTGTCCCCTTCGATATGACCTTAG CTATGAAGATCCACTAGCCCTggatggtggggaggagggcatgGACATCATTACCCACATCTTGGCCCTGGCACCTCGGCTCCTGAAGGACTCTGG AAGCATCTTCTTGGAAGTGGACCCAAGACACCCAGAGCTTGTCGGCAGCTGGCTTCAGAGCCACCCTGACCTGTCCCTGGATCTTGTGGCTGTGCGCAGGGACTTTTGTGGGAG GCCCCGGTTCCTACATATCAGGAGGTCTGGGCCACAGCATGGTTGCCCTGTGGATGCCTGGCCAGGGCCCCAACCTGCCAGAGTGCCTAGCTGA
- the HEMK1 gene encoding MTRF1L release factor glutamine methyltransferase isoform X3, translated as MLRSLLSGLGWRGGIWGCTFSSWRPYLPSAGLLSATELVSHWTAVFEKRGIPEARESSEYIVAHVLGAKTFQSLRPELWTQPLTPSQLQYIQELSSYRLQRMPVQYILGEWDFQGLSLKMVPPVFIPRPETEELVEWVLEEVTQGSRVVGAQGSPLILEVGCGSGAISLSLLSRLPQSRVIAVDKGEAAICLAHENAQSYEDPLALDGGEEGMDIITHILALAPRLLKDSGSIFLEVDPRHPELVGSWLQSHPDLSLDLVAVRRDFCGRPRFLHIRRSGPQHGCPVDAWPGPQPARVPS; from the exons ATGCTGAGGTCCCTCCTATCtggcctggggtggaggggaggcatttggggctgcACCTTCAGCTCATGGCGACCCTATCTCCCTTCTGCTGGGTTGTTGAGTGCCACAGAACTGGTCAGCCACTGGACAGCTGTCTTTGAGAAAAGGGGCATCCCTGAGGCCCGGGAATCCAGTGAGTACATCGTGGCTCACGTCCTTGGAGCCAAAACA TTTCAGAGCCTGAGGCCAGAACTTTGGACACAACCCCTGACCCCTTCGCAGTTACAGTATATCCAGGAGCTGAGTAGCTACCGATTGCAAAG GATGCCTGTGCAGTACATCCTTGGTGAGTGGGACTTTCAGGGCCTCAGTCTGAAGATGGTACCCCCAGTGTTCATCCCTCGGCCAGAAACAGAG GAGCTGGTTGAATGGGTGCTGGAGGAGGTGACCCAAGGGTCCCGTGTGGTGGGAGCCCAAGGCAGCCCCCTCATCCTGGAGGTAGGCTGTGGATCAGGAGCCATCTCCCTCAGCCTGCTGAGCAGGCTCCCCCAG AGCCGAGTCATTGCTGTGGACAAGGGAGAAGCTGCTATCTGCCTGGCCCATGAGAATGCTCAGAG CTATGAAGATCCACTAGCCCTggatggtggggaggagggcatgGACATCATTACCCACATCTTGGCCCTGGCACCTCGGCTCCTGAAGGACTCTGG AAGCATCTTCTTGGAAGTGGACCCAAGACACCCAGAGCTTGTCGGCAGCTGGCTTCAGAGCCACCCTGACCTGTCCCTGGATCTTGTGGCTGTGCGCAGGGACTTTTGTGGGAG GCCCCGGTTCCTACATATCAGGAGGTCTGGGCCACAGCATGGTTGCCCTGTGGATGCCTGGCCAGGGCCCCAACCTGCCAGAGTGCCTAGCTGA